The following nucleotide sequence is from Mugil cephalus isolate CIBA_MC_2020 chromosome 18, CIBA_Mcephalus_1.1, whole genome shotgun sequence.
CAGTGAATTAACCCCTACAGCTTACTCTCACCTTTAGAAACAGACCTGGTCGGCAACCACTTAACAATCTCTTAGATTTCCATGATTTCTCTCTTCCAAATTTGAATTACTCTGCAGTGTTGTACAAAGCGTGACACTAGACATCCCATACCTCTCGGAGGAGATGCCATTCTGGTATGAGCCGATGTAGTGTTTCCTCTTGTCCACTGGCATCACATCGATGTAACCGCCCACGTCGTTCTCGATGATGCCAGCGTGGACTGCTGCTCGACATATACTGGACTTCTACAGGGGTCATGCGTGGGAGGACGGGAAATATATCGTTACTTGTCTCCAGATTCGAATCAAACATTGACAATTGTtgaaaactgctttaaaaaacaGGGACTCACGTCAGAGTATATCCTGGTACCGATTACTCTGGATATGTGAGGATTCTCTTCTAAACAGTTTCTCGGACAGTATAACCTAAATACAGAAGAAATTTGATGTGAACTTATCAAGGAGACTTTGTGGACAAACATTTAGCACGAGCACAAGTTCTCACCTTGGACAATGTCTCGCAGGCTTTTCATACGGACACAGTTGAGCAACCGTGGCATCACATGTGATGGCTTTAACTGCACGAGAAAAACGCGACGAGAATTATCAAACGCAACTTATAATGAGCAATTAAATGTAAGTCTCATAGTCGGACTGACCTGCCACTCTGCTGACCGTAAAGGAATTTGCACTTTGATATTTTCTGCCAAGAGAAAACGCACACAGCAACATCAGActcattatttccatttacTTCCATCATTTCCTATCAAATAACATCAATTTTTCTGATAATACTGTCTCACCCCAGTGACTGGATTCCGTTCTTGTTGGATTTGATGAAAAAATCCTTTCTGCCTTGTCTTgttacatccatccatcctccgtCATTATCTATGACACCAGCGTGTAGACCGGCCCTGCACACACTCGATTGCTGCAAAACAGGAGACGTTTTATTGACCATTTATTCTGTTGACACAGTAGCCAGGAAATTAGCTTGATAAATGTCTTTTCTAAGGCACATTTGATTAAACTTGGTATATTAATGGCTACTGGAGGAATGTAGTCAGACTATGTTATTATTTGGGTAATGTTCAGCGTGAAAATAGCCTGACCCAAAATTACATGTGGAGTTGGGAGGAGGGGGTTGAGCACTTTATTCCACGTCGTTTGTCATCGTTGACAACAACCGAGGCGTCAGTCTATTTTCAAAACTGAATGATATTTGTTTCATGCAGCCAGTATCATTTACACATCACTATAGatgcctttgttttgtttcttttctacaTTCTTTTTTCCAGTAGATGGTGTAATGGAGTTTGTTTGTGGATCTTTGCATTTGGTCCTGTTTAATTTTGAGAGTTACTTCTTTGGGGTTTCATGTTTTACTTAGTCTGTTTTAAttagtctcacctgtgtctcactCAGCCTCTACGGCCTCTTCaattttatctgtttttctcttgtttgattattttatattggacGTGTAGTTGGGTTTAACAACCTGAATGAACCCAGGAGCAGCTTTTTTTACTCTCGTCTCTGTAGGTTTGATCAAACTCACTTCTCTATTATCTCTTTTTATTGTCTCTTTACTGCATTTAGGTCTATGGCGACCAATGGTctcctcagacaaaaaaaaacttgcttcCTTCCTACAAATTAAACTGTGGTTACAAACAAGCAAAGTCACGCACACAAAATGCTAGCCGTTCAAGTCGCAACATCCACCGCAAGTCACGAGAACGTGGCTGCTAGGCAAATGTTGGCGTCTAGGAGCCAGTTTAGGTGGCTAGTAACCGGGTAACTTAaagtaggaaatgcaaaggcatGATAGCTAAGATTTAGTCATTGGGAATATCAGCATTTTTCGCAAAACCTTCAATTGAGtcgacatatatatatattattattttcccccgcaatttctttaaatacacattaaaatgaacccaacatattttagtaaagacctgtcaatctaagcctcctgtacacattaggccccgcccctatcgctgcagAGAACAATTACACGCTGACCGTCACGATCCCTGCCATTGgtcgagagcctgttcagtccccgggtgaaatcccagaggcacgctggtaatattagcagaagagaagctaacagtgcagcacgctcccatcaacatccattcatccaaggttAGATACGTTGTGTGCTTCTCCTCAGTGTCAGACGTCTCACTAATGTCGGACTGTGTGTGCCATCACGTgacttggtgattcactgtccctaatacatttagctatgtttaaggTTATAActtgaatgataataataatgtttatttataaatggcactagttttatatagaacacatatagtaggtacttcatctctccatcagtttggcgTCCTTGGTGTAAAAAACATTGCAGACCcctgttctaaaactttagacGACAAACTAAACTACAATTTCCAGTTTGTGACTACAACAAGGATGTAAATGCACCATTAACCTGAGTATTCCAGCGACGTGTGCACTCACCATTTCATAGTAAACCGTCCCAACTACTTTCCCTGTGGCGTCTAGGCATCCAGCTGGACACTCATATCTGCAGGAtcagtggaaaataaacaacGTAAGATGGCCTGTAGATGCTTGATTGTGTTTTTGACGTTAATCTTAACTATACCTGTTGCATGTGGTTCCTTTGCACTGATCCCGAAGCTTCGTGTCACAGGTCACCAGCTGAGCTGAAACACATGCAGCCCCTGTGAGCGTTAGTGTAGGAAGCGGCACGTACGAACTAGCAGCTCCGACGCGCATGAGCGGCTTTCTGAAAGCGCGAGCTGAGTGAAGCCCGACATTGTTGCGATGTTTCGAGAACCAAAGACAAGAATTCCTGCCGCAAGGTTCAGGGTGGTCAGCAGCCGCCAGAGGAAGCGTCTCGTCTTACAGGCACAGGCCCCTCGCGCTGCAGAGAGGAAGccatttaaaaaccacagcgAGCCCTCCTCACCCCTCAACACTCCTCAGGcagccaaaaacaaacacgcacacggGGGGATCACGCTAAAATAGGCCTCCCCTCCCTGCAAAGAGTGACTTGCAATATTAAGCACACTTTAGAATCTGTCAGGGTTGATCACGGCGATGACAGATAAAGGCCACAGAACTTCAAGGTAATTTAAGATaagttgaaagaaaaatatttccgGTCAAGgtctaacttttttttatttcttgctcGACGCTAAACGGGGCACCTCTACTCAATCCCTCCTCCTTTGACCCAATTTTGAAAACTTCTCTCCAGTGCATATTGTCCCGTTCTCCCACTCTGGGGCCCCTCCCTCCCCTAAAAAAACCATAtgctaccccccccccccccccccccccccctccccattctGAAAGGAAACTGGACCCAGAATAAACAGTTAAATGGCAGCTTACACATCTGCTGCGTGTTGACCACCTCATTCTTCTGCAGGTCCTCTGTGGGGGGCTTGGTGGGGGCCGGGGCGGGGAGACTGGCAGGCTCGGGCTTGGAGGCCCGGGACCGGGGCTTGGTGGTACGGGGGGCCTCCTGCTCTATGAagttgttttcttctgtctcctcctgaggCGGGTTGAAACTGTCATCTCCACCTAAAGTAACAAAAACACGGCGTGATGTGCGGTTACTTCCTCTGGCTTTCCTgccccctctcttttttctgaGCGTGGCTCATGTCCTGCATACCTTTGTAGCACAGGTTGTCCTTGCATCCTCCACCATAGCTGGGGGGGCAGGCAGAGCATGGGGTCCCATGTTTGTAAGGTGCGTGGCCCCACCAGTTCCCCCTGTTTGAGTGGTGAAATGAGGATTACTAAAGAGCACACATGCTGCTTTTACTACCACTGCTTTTACTTACTTTGGTGAGTAGTTGCAGACAAGATAGACAGCTTTGGCCCAAATCTGTCCCCACACGTTCATGTTGTAGCACATGTTGACGGCGCAGCCAATGCGGCTGCTCGTGGCCCAGACCAGCtagaaaatgataaaaacaagcacagacGAAACgaaaatatgcaaatgactGACTTAAAATATCTTCAAAAGGCACCATCCAATCCAGGGTCTGGGTAcctgtgtgtagtgtgtgcaaACTGGACCGGAGCATCTGAAGGGGCAGTAGGGATTACACTCCTGAGGGTAAGGGAAGGAGAAGTCTTTCACTTCATCATACCAGGCCTGCACATGGAACGTGGGTGGGCGATACCTGGAGAGAGCAGTAAACAGACCTATGGTAATGTtccaaataacatttttatgttgtctCATCTCTGCTGGTGTGTGGGTTGGCATTAAGCTGTTCCCTGCTTACTGCAAGGTTTCGGGAGCCTCGCAAATATTCTATATCATAGGGCGTCCGTGGAGGAACTGCATGGgggggttcgcaaaatctttggttgattagacattttttttatatatttctttaatttcctgccacaaatttaaatttcttgaaatgcacattaacaagaatcgaacatattttagtaaagagataagggaAAGCTTAATAATgagtgcaaaatgataataataatgtatatttataaatagcatggCCGAAAACTCTTGCAACAGAGCAAACACGCTCATATGGAGGCAGatagagaccaaaaaaaaagagagagaagcaggaggaatgagataaacatacatcagACTAAAGcatacatgtagaatctaatcaTAACAGAAGTGAGAGTGCAAGATATAGCTTGATGCATGTTACATAAAAGACTGATGTAATGGAAGCGGCGTCACAGGCAGGTTGGAGAGTGATGCATTCAGGTGGgaggagtggataactggaggCTGTGGTCAGAAACACATAGGCCAGATGCAttgagaagaagatggaggatgAGTGGGAGGGGAAAGGGAGATGGATGGAGTGGCACACATCTGTTAATAGGCGGTACGGTAGGAGTGATCTAGGCTACACTCCATCTGTAATTAGCGTCTATGGATAAAAAAGGCATCAGTCAAGACAGCCTCAACTGGAGATCAAACGTTTGTGCTCCGTAACCAAGGACACTGATCTGGCACCAGGTGTTACTAGTTCATCTGATTACAGTCAAGCAGAGACTGAGGACTCATGTGGTTGGAGGTGGAACAAGAGTCTCTGATATGAAGCAGTTTTCAGGAGCTCTATGGGGAACTACTGAGTGAGGAagtgaataaacaaaaatatatgtaaGTACTGGTTGTGAATCCACTTGCTGTTGCCTGTTGGGTCtataatgtacagtatgtgaatgCTTGTCTAACAAATTCAGCAAACTTACATCGGCTAAACTGGcactattttcctggggatgcGGGCGGTGCCGACATCGTACGGGACCGTTTCCCAGAACATGATGTCACGTCCTGTTTCTGAGCAACTAAAATTAACGGCCTCTGAAAAATTGACACTTAAAAATGCAGCAGTATTAAACcgactacctaaaatgacttaAACCGTCCTTGGAAAAGCTTTTATTTGACCAgcgggagctctacttgctgtGGCTTCAGAggcgtatattagagagagtctggccaactcaaatcatgggcgccatgtttgctacatcggaggttagattctacagtgtaactctatggggtggatgtgctatgttgaaataaatgtcttattttcactaTTAACGGGCCTGTAAATGCtataaaatgctttgtagcccaatcaccccatcagtcacagagctgtgtttactttctcctcagtctccacgttcatccatcactgttagaaatagtgaaaaataaactagtcttactgttatttagtattatcattataacgttagcacgctagccactataacttagtagtaaccgaggTAAAACTTATGTGTCAGTTAAATTtatctatctacatggacataaattacatgaacacatggatttcacagtatatatgacgctagctgctatttttctcagcctttagtctagataactagctagcataaggttagcataaggctaggttagcttcaaacttcaaactacaaacattcatttgtaaagcggtgtttttgagatcaaggttctcATTAATGATGGTAcgactttattttttctgtataaaatcttaaaaaacatcaaatagagacattgacatttacctcacataatagttAGAAaccagttgacatccagttcttccttttaatcttctgctccgtAACTTTATcggtttttgttcactggggaaacggtggagtttcctccgtatTTTCCAGATCCTGTGACTtttaactttattctctgtttatttacttctctgtgggtgaatattggttagatgtatccaacatggcgcccatgaaacacgtgaccagctcattccctagttggacagactctcttaATATACGACtctgtttggcttcactttgaggagctgttccaccgtcCGTCTTCACACAGTCAATGTTGTGACATTCACCTCAAAACTGTGAAGTTTCTCAAAGCTCAGACTTCAAGAGGCCTGAATGTGTTGGCGGATGTTTGGGTGAATGGTGGGTTAGTatattgtaattgtaattaaaTAGAGTTTTCTGGGTAATTTTCTAATGCCTAAGAAAAATGTTGAGATTCATAGTGATTACAAGAACTTGGCAAACAATACAGCTACGTTCAAGAGCTTAAAGATTCTGACTTCTAATGGCcgatgtatttttttaatctttcatggTGCATagctgacagactgacagatcgTTTACCTTCCCCAGTGAGCCCCCAGATTCTGCCCAATCTGCGGCAGCAGACCGGCCGGGCCGTGCTCCCACAGACAGGTCTCGGCCCACTCCTCCGCCGTACGCTCCAACTCCGTGTCCCACACCTGGACAGATTGGGCAAGATTGGAAAAATGCGTTGATACAAAGTGGTAATGGAGCAATACGATTCAATTTATGCGCACACTTGGGTCACAATGTCAGGTTTAAAAAGTGCCGGGGAGCGATTTGGAGATATTTACGGTTGTTCTGTGAAGTTCATGTGAAAAGAAACTACGATGAACATCTATGTTGTCAGTGTTGATGCTGGTGAATCTGTGTCCTCATATATGAAAACATTGTGTTGCTGTAGAGATTTTAACAGCTGACTTTCCCCGGATGGGCTTTCCTGTGAGGTTGGGTGTTATTCAAAAAGCGCAAAAAGCTGTTTTTCCTTAAGTAATGCTTTCCATATGTCTCTGGTGAGATGA
It contains:
- the crispld1a gene encoding cysteine-rich secretory protein LCCL domain-containing 1 encodes the protein MMRRASPHWLRGVSLLLLLQTTTSMVMLPNSTGWEQILDKYLDEDGDWWEAKQRGKRAITDSDAQLILDLHNKLRGQVYPQSSNMEYMVWDTELERTAEEWAETCLWEHGPAGLLPQIGQNLGAHWGRYRPPTFHVQAWYDEVKDFSFPYPQECNPYCPFRCSGPVCTHYTQLVWATSSRIGCAVNMCYNMNVWGQIWAKAVYLVCNYSPKGNWWGHAPYKHGTPCSACPPSYGGGCKDNLCYKGGDDSFNPPQEETEENNFIEQEAPRTTKPRSRASKPEPASLPAPAPTKPPTEDLQKNEVVNTQQMSQLVTCDTKLRDQCKGTTCNRYECPAGCLDATGKVVGTVYYEMQSSVCRAGLHAGVIDNDGGWMDVTRQGRKDFFIKSNKNGIQSLGKYQSANSFTVSRVAVKAITCDATVAQLCPYEKPARHCPRLYCPRNCLEENPHISRVIGTRIYSDKSSICRAAVHAGIIENDVGGYIDVMPVDKRKHYIGSYQNGISSESLHNPPGGKAFRVFAVI